In the Clarias gariepinus isolate MV-2021 ecotype Netherlands chromosome 10, CGAR_prim_01v2, whole genome shotgun sequence genome, attctgatgttaataaaactaaaaaataaaacaaattcttCATGACGCATGGAAAACTTATTCTGCTAAAACGGGAAAAAAATATCaggtaataatttatttaatatttttatcaaCTTATAACCCTTAAACCATACACAGCTCAATATGTATTATAGAAATGATAAAGAAAatttcccctttttttattaacctcttttgatgatacttttttttttcagtttttatgggTAACTAAACTTTCGTGTTTTTGACATTTAACTTTTCAATATATtttctgattattttatttgttttctttttctttctttttaaaattttatctttCAGCTATCCTACTGtacaattagattttttaaaattgtgttaCTACATTGTAGTTACTACAAAAGTACATTGTTGCACTTTTTGTGTTATCGTTGTATGATTTTGACTTCTGCAATAAATGTACAAACAttttcataaaatgttttttatttttattttttttattcatagaaTCTTTTTAGATACCAACATGctgttaaacatttgtttttttgtattagaGATGCAAAGTGAAAATTAGGACAAATAAGACAACACATGCTGTGTTACACAGATAAGAGCTAAAGTTAACTTCATTTAttgaacataatttttttagagGGTGAAAACAGAGTGGAGTTactcattataaataaattaatcaattcatttattaataaataatgtgctTGTGAATCCAAATATAGATTGCTATTTCTATTACAAAGCAGTAAGATACAGTAAGTGAAAAAACTGAACATATGGATGGCCATTTATTGTTCAGTAATATTTAATAGAGTTACATTGATGGTGTATCCTTTTACTGATAGCTGTAAGTGCagtaaataatatacagtggtcAGGTGCTATAACTGCTTTCGATTCCTAAAGGTCCTTGCATTTATGACTGTTAAATCTTGGGAAAAGACACTGTTAGTGAGTCTGTTGGCGGTGCCACAAATGCTGCTGTACTTTTTATCAGATGCTAGAAAGCAAAAGGTCACTGTGGTCAGGAAGAATAAAGACTTTGGTTTCTCTgcatgcttttgtttttcaattCTTGAGGCAGATTCACGGTAAGGGGCTTTGTGACGCACCAGTGAGTCTATAGATGTGGTTGGATGTTTGAATGTTTTGAACTCCATTACATTTGATACAGATTTTAGTGCATTGTTTGTAGTTTATTGCCCAAATCATTCACAcagtttgaaataaacatttcataAGTTTATAATACAAATTTTAGCAAACTTTTTAAGACTCATGGAACAACTGACTATGCAGTATCAGATATTCAAACTTCATAGATGAGAATTGTGCAGTCATTGGTGGATTTATGTAGATTGCTATGTCACCAAATTTGTTcaaatttatatttgtaaaataaaatataatcacaCCATAATATAATAAAGATTCTCATACTGTATGAGTCCCACAGGATCGTTGCTTACCAAATCCACTAGTTATAGTGTATGAGTGTAAGTGTGAGtaagtgtttgtgtgccctggcttcccatgaccctgtacaggataagttcTATAGAGGCTGACTGAGATGTTAGTGTTGAACTATgtgagtatatactgtactgtacaagtaaacCACATTTTccattgtcactttatttttgatcagaataccatttttttttagccctaaccctaaaccccaaccctaaccaaTCACATGTCATGTTCTGAGGCATGCTCACTACAGACCACTCACAGTGTAAGCATACATTTAAACCAGACGTGAAGGATATTCATTTTCTGTTGATAAATGAGAATCTAACACTGTTGTGTTTCTGAGTAATAAAACATGATAACCCTGTGGATTTGGAGTTTGATCTTCAGCATCTTTTGTAAGTAATTAGAtaagcatttattatttttaatccgATTCTTGCTTATTATAatgatttgtaatttgtaattatttctacctagattagattaaaaccaataaaatccccttttatttaataatatataaattacatttttgactGATTAGTTGTTTTTCCAGGCAATGTCCAAACTGGTAGACGCTGGGTTACTGCACAGTCCTTCAAAGAGTCACCAGTTTATCAGCCTAATAAAGAGCTCATTGTGGATCCCGGAGACTCGGCTACTCTGTGGTGTTGTATTTCTGAAAAAGAAGCTGGAAAACAAATTGCCTGGTTTAAGCAAcccaaaggaaaaaaacctCAGATTATAGTAACAATATATAAAACAGCTGGAGAGACATTTCTCAGTGAACCATTTACATCACAGTTACAAATAGGACgatatttaaactgttttaatatGACCATTTCAAGAATCATTCAGTCTGATGAAGCCATGTACTACTGTGCCCTGATAACACCCAACATTGTGTTTGCAGATGggacttatttaaaaattaaaggtaGGGTTTCCACAAAACCTGATTTAGCTATTGGTTTAATATAGAGCTATTTTCCTTATTACAATTATCATCTTTCATCCCGAAGGAAcaacacacactctttacacCACAATCTTTATAGGTGAGCATGTCACTATTGCATCAGAGACATCTAAACCAGCTCTAAGTGATCATTCATTAATGTGTGAACCAACACTGCATGGAAACAGCACTA is a window encoding:
- the LOC128531788 gene encoding tyrosine-protein phosphatase non-receptor type substrate 1-like gives rise to the protein MITLWIWSLIFSIFCNVQTGRRWVTAQSFKESPVYQPNKELIVDPGDSATLWCCISEKEAGKQIAWFKQPKGKKPQIIVTIYKTAGETFLSEPFTSQLQIGRYLNCFNMTISRIIQSDEAMYYCALITPNIVFADGTYLKIKGEHVTIASETSKPALSDHSLMCEPTLHGNSTNTQEKTVLGLGMALGLCALLIFCLTYFLLRRRMDGPIETFPGLRKESHFNSLAYKSFKLIKWKVHRRGIDDLVYTNVMYGKV